The Diabrotica undecimpunctata isolate CICGRU chromosome 3, icDiaUnde3, whole genome shotgun sequence genome includes the window GAGCTAATTCCAGTATAAAAATATGTTCTATGGCACCTGTGTTATACTTCATTGTAGTCACACCCCACTATTTTAGCCAATAAGCTTTCTAACGTGgtggaatattttttttttggtgtagttgaaatttataaaagaagggcATATGAAATAAGGTTAATTTTATAGTATGCAGAAATCTctttggggtgagtactttcattgtaacctatattttataattctgacagtatttttaatattcataacCTTACTTCTTCCAAGGCCACGTTTTCGATCTTACAAAAcctaactaattttaataatacttctattttactttatccttgtcatctgctatttgtttaaatgtgattttgtaaaataattggcaaGGAAGTTAACACTCTTTGATGTCTCTCTAATACACGCTgtgttatattttagtttatgggatagtttattaaataagaGGATGCATTAACAAGATATAAAACCAATCAACTAAGACTGCGGCTGTTTTCAAGACCACTCAAATGGCAAACACCTAAGACCTACCCACATAATCTGGAGGCAACAACATCCTATACAGAAGCAAGCAACCCATCGATGCTATAAGTATCATTTCATTTTATCGTAAAGCTATAAGCAGCGGATAAGAACTCctctggatagtcctatcagggaaaataaattgcctgccctccgcagatttcaggggtttcctgacccgggaaactagtacctgcttagggtcccttatccagggtcacggatgaagtccacaacggcagacacggcggagaagaataccTTCGGTACGGCGTAGATGGAGGATGTGACAATCCCCTGATTTTAAGGATTGTATAGAATCACTCGCCAACCCGCTCGGTAAGCGTGGCGTTTTAAATATGCTAAAACCTCCCAAGTTGAAGATGTCGAGTATCAATACGAaattaccccaggtgagtagagtTAAACACTCAGAATCTCACACTGAGCAATCAGTCAGCCTCGTGGATTCTGGGGGAGGCAGATATTCGActgaatcaaataaaaaaaactacccATCATTGCTTCGTATAGCCACTTACAATATAAGAACTATGAGGACCCAAGAACACCtcgacgaactagaacaagagCTCTCAAATATCAAATGGGATATAATTGGACTGTGTGAAACTCGCTTACCAGGAGAAGTATGTACCATCTTAAAATCTGGTCACCACCTATACCAGAAAAACTCCGTAGAAAATCATCACATAGGCGGCGTAGCGTTCCTGATAAACAAACGAGCTCCCTATAAAGTAACGAAGTTCTGTGCAGTATCAAACAGAGTCATATATCTTGTCATCGCTTTAAAAAGCAGATACAGCTTATAATATAAGCTATTAATATAGCTTAATATTctacaatataatatattatagaatattaaaatacagacgagagtagaacgaaacaaacttattaaacgagaacaataccaaaaagagctaagcacaggactaaaatcagtagagacactgagacaaatggatataaacggactagccaataaaataaaagtaactgtaacaacaccggttaagaaaatatgctcaaacacgaaaacagccaaaacatctaaactttaacc containing:
- the LOC140435769 gene encoding uncharacterized protein produces the protein MLKPPKLKMSSINTKLPQVSRVKHSESHTEQSVSLVDSGGGRYSTESNKKNYPSLLRIATYNIRTMRTQEHLDELEQELSNIKWDIIGLCETRLPGEVCTILKSGHHLYQKNSVENHHIGGVAFLINKRAPYKVTKFCAVSNRVIYLVIALKSRYSL